The Helianthus annuus cultivar XRQ/B chromosome 16, HanXRQr2.0-SUNRISE, whole genome shotgun sequence genome includes a window with the following:
- the LOC110920102 gene encoding uncharacterized protein LOC110920102 — protein MVDRDGVQTAISYMSKMLTGPETRYSIMEKLVLALVHASCRLRWYFSGHVITVLTNYHLGQILSKPYVAAIKGQVLADFITEVPVDKIKECEAIQNPTPVFDERVWTLHTNGASNDDGAGAGLRLVSPDNHELTYAIRLDFKSTNNEAEYEAFLAGLRMELKMGAKNLEAHVDSKLVAEQINGRYDAKGEAMALYLEQARTLINQFQTFKIIHINRGENKHADALSKLAATSFKHLAKEVRIEVLSNPSIPMRHVNIIEVRNPSWISPIIMYFQHGTLPEGKTEARKIQHKALNYEMADGILYRKSYMGPLLRCVDKHDAQYLVREIQEGLCGIHAGPRMVVAKILSAGYYWPCMHLDAVEILCKCMSCQRHASKTLRPKNPLVPVTAAWPFQ, from the exons ATGGTTGATAGGGACGGAGTCCAAACTGCAATATCTTACATGAGCAAAATGCTAACTGGTCCAGAAACGCGTTATTCCATCATGGAGAAACTTGTTCTCGCGCTAGTTCACGCATCGTGCAGGTTGCGATGGTACTTTTCTGGTCACGTTATCACTGTCCTTACCAACTATCATCTGGGACAGATCTTGTCCAAACCATACGTCGCGG CTATCAAAGGACAAGTCCTAGCAGACTTTATTACTGAAGTTCCCGTCGACAAGATCAAGGAATGTGAAGCCATACAAAATCCTACCCCAGTCTTCGATGAAAGGGTCTGGACTTTACATACAAATGGTGCTTCAAATGATGACGGCGCAGGAGCGGGTCTCCGCCTAGTTAGCCCCGATAATCACGAACTTACCTACGCCATTCGGCTAGATTTCAAGAGTACCAACAACGAAGCGGAGTATGAGGCATTCCTCGCAGGTCTTCGCATGGAACTCAAAATGGGAGCAAAAAATCTTGAAGCACACGTCGATTCCAAGTTAGTGGCAGAGCAAATCAATGGTCGTTACGATGCAAAAGGCGAAGCAATGGCCCTATATCTCGAGCAGGCAAGAACTCTGATCAACCAGTTTCAGACCTTCAAAATAATCCACATCAACAGAGGCGAGAACAAGCACGCAGATGCGCTAAGTAAGTTAGCCGCTACAAGCTTCAAGCACCTAGCAAAAGAAGTCCGCATTGAAGTTCTCTCAAATCCATCTATTCCTATGAGACACGTAAACATAATAGAAGTCAGGAATCCGTCTTGGATATCCCCAATCATTATGTACTTTCAACATGGAACTCTCCCAGAAGGAAAAACAGAAGCAAGGAAAATTCAACATAAGGCGTTAAATTACGAGATGGCGGATGGAATTTTGTACCGCAAATCTTACATGGGTCCTCTCCTAAGATGCGTAGACAAGCACGATGCGCAATATCTGGTCCGAGAAATTCAAGAGGGACTATGCGGAATCCAtgcaggaccacgcatggtagtagCAAAAATCCTGAGCGCGGGCTATTACTGGCCTTGCATGCATTTAGACGCTGTAGAGATCCTGTGCAAGTGTATGTCATGCCAGCGCCATGCTTCAAAGACGCTCCGCCCAAAGAACCCTCTGGTTCCAGTAACCGCAGCGTGGCCTTTCCAGTAA
- the LOC110920101 gene encoding zinc finger BED domain-containing protein RICESLEEPER 2-like, producing MVVTVPKDVDLGRNEEVWGEGNRTGWAAAILRNTFQGKGTLHFEGMFFHVRCCAHILNLVVQDGLGKIDGCLVKIREGVKYLKKSAGRLLKVGEISITLGIQTRRSLCIDVKTRWNSTHRMLKSAIQYKHAFEGYALRDLNYEWSLTDEEWDRAKKVCKLLEVFLDATDLFSGTLYPTANLFLVEIFKVKREITNVVKLNDNFLKNMGRPMFDKFEKYWGEIGVLMPIASLLDPRFKKGSISWTFKKLYPEKEVNGWVEDVINKLKPLFEKYSNVYQVARAADSNLNGTSSEGPSIRAGDDDFYAYLETKPVESTQNQNLMCI from the coding sequence GGCGGCCGCAATTTTAAGGAATACCTTTCAAGGAAAGGGAACATTGCACTTTGAGGGTATGTTTTTTCATGTGAGATGTTGTGCTCATATACTAAACCTGGTTGTACAAGATGGACTGGGAAAAATTGATGGTTGTCTTGTCAAAATAAGAGAAGGTGTGAAATATTTGAAGAAGTCAGCGGGTCGCCTCTTGAAGGTTGGTGAAATTTCGATCACCCTTGGTATCCAAACCCGCCGATCATTGTGTATTGATGTAAAAACCAGATGGAACTCAACACACCGTATGCTTAAATCGGCGATTCAATACAAACATGCTTTTGAAGGTTACGCGTTGAGGGATTTGAATTATGAGTGGTCTCTTACGGATGAGGAGTGGGATCGGGCTAAAAAGGTATGCAAGCTACTTGAGGTGTTTTTGGATGCTACAGATTTGTTTTCGGGTACACTATATCCGACCGCAAATTTGTTTCTTGTTGAGATTTTTAAAGTAAAAAGAGAGATAACTAATGTTGTTAAATTAAATGataatttcttgaaaaatatgGGAAGGCCAATGTTTGACAAGTTTGAGAAGTATTGGGGAGAAATCGGGGTACTTATGCCAATTGCTTCTCTTTTAGACCCGCGTTTTAAGAAGGGATCTATTTCTTGGACATTTAAGAAGTTGTATCCAGAAAAAGAGGTTAATGGTTGGGTTGAAGATGTGATTAATAAGTTAAAACCACTTTTTGAAAAATACTCTAATGTATATCAAGTGGCTAGGGCTGCCGATAGCAATCTAAATGGCACATCATCTGAGGGCCCAAGTATTCGTGCTGGAGACGATGATTTTTATGCTTATCTTGAAACTAAACCCGTTGAAAGTACACAAAATCAGAACTTGATGTGTATTTAG